In Acipenser ruthenus chromosome 25, fAciRut3.2 maternal haplotype, whole genome shotgun sequence, the sequence ATTCTGCTATAGTCCTGGTGTCAGTGATCTTTTTGAAAATTGCTATGGCACGTTGACAGCTTTGTCATGCTAATTCTCAAGCTCCCAAGGCAATAACGTTCAAtctgcacacatttttttttttttaccattctttGTTTGTATTCTTCAGATGCATCATTCACAGATGTGTCCCAAGCATTAGGGCCGCTAGCATAGACCTTGTCAGCATCGAGTTTCCAGTACCTGGTGGAACAAGAGACAAGCACTTGCACAACAATCACTCCATTTTAAAAAGAGGTAGATTTatgaacacatttctcattttcagaattggaatttaaatatatatcttttcGAGGTACATACTTTGTTGGTTTTCCAAAAGCCATGTTGTcctcctgtaaaaaaaaacaaaaaactgtgggAGCCCCATTTCTCGGCTTGTTTACTTATCTGTGCAAGTATAACTCAATCTAACTCTTTATCTAAATACAAACTACATTATACTGCTCCAAACCATCAAAGGATTTACAGATGCAAGTATTAAGTACTATAAACCACCAAATCCTGTACTGTAATAATGTCTAACACACCTCTAGAgtaattttaatgtaaaataagtATCAGGTCATATATTGTTTATAGTGGGAATGGGCGGGGTCACAACTGTCCGCCATCCATACGTCAATATGGGTTGTGGTCATCAAGGACCCTAATACAGGCATTGATCACGCATGCTGAAAATCAAAGTGGTTTGATCCTTGTCAGTTGCTTTTCTCGATGTTGAAAGCTACTGCCTCTGCTTAGTGCAACAGGACATGTGCTTTCCTGTATTTAAATCCAGCTGCTACATCAGAAACTACTCATGATTTAACACTGATCAAGGGATTCAAAACACGCAAAAGTGCAGCTGCATTGAGAAAGCATTAGACAGTAAACCAATTGAAATGGATAGAATACACTTTTAGCCCTTATAAAAAGTCCATACGTATTTGTGCTCACTGCCAAGCTGTAACACATTGCAGCAAAATCAATAGTTGGGTAGTTGGCTACTTTGGACAGCTTATCTTGCAGAAAATAGCTCAGCTTTTTGCTCCCATTAGAATACACAAATATGTTACAAAGCAAAGCAGAAATCCAGTTACGTACATTTCAGAGCTCTTAAATTAGCCATTGGTCTAACTTTGTTAGTTTATGATTTTCTTTCactgaaatgcattaaaattaTGTACAGGGGCCAAATGTCttaaagtacacagagctaacCCAATAATTATAGCACAGGTTCTGCTATCATTTCGTAGGTCTCATCATTTTCCATTATGgtgaattttatttttcaatggggTCAAAACAGGTCAGTTATAGGAACAGTAGGTAAGCTTGAAAGCAAAGCTTCTGGGAGTTCTTGTAAAAGGAAATAAATAGCCTTCTTTTGAGAAATTACAATCAAATACTTTACTTTCGAACTCCTAAAATAAAAGTCAGGGACGCAGTTCCCAAGATATAGCCAACAATACCTCCGCCAAATCAGGTGTCATTACCATACAAATACAGAATGTATGAGGAGCAACGTTTTTGCAAGCAGTTCCAAACTTAAGGCCAACTTGCCCAACAGCTCAGCAGCCAGAACTCATGCAAGAGCAAGGCAAAGTCTATTTTACAGGAGATGTTACTAAAAATGTAAAGTGGGACACAGTGGGCGTTATCATTTAAAAGGTTGGTGCGGTAGAACACTATTGCTGAAATACTTTAGTCAGCACTCCAGAGAACTCGGAGCTACAGTTCTACTGACCTTGCAGAACTAACGCATTCCCTCGGTTCTACTTACTGAGACAAAGTAAGGTCCAGCAAAATCTCGGATCACACCAGTGGAGGTACACACTCCCATGTGTCCTATAATAGGAAACAGCCATCTGAAAACAGGACAAACGCAGAGTTAAATCATTGTTAAAGACCACATGTATAGAACTACGGGCTGCCTGTTTAGTGTGATAAATGCTTTTTAAACACCTGGCATGACGCTGTGAATAAGGCAGCCAGGGCTGCACTGATTGGACAGATGCAGACCGTTCTGACGGATACCTGGGCATCCTTCCACGATTACTGGCACCAGCTCTTTCTGGGACGTTCTGGATGCAAAGCAACAGTGAAACATCTGTGTAGTTTTGTACTCACAAAGCACTGAACCGAACTCCAGCTACAGACTATAACCCTTAGACCTGCTGTCCTCacgaaaataataatattataaataataaagcaatacATAACAGTTAAAGGAAGGCGAATGTCTGTGTGTGGCATTTACATTTTCACTTTTCATAGTCTGACACTCACTCGGGTCCGTCAGTGACAGATGTCAATCATTGCACGGACGGCCGACTGACTACCTGTCTACGTCATTACGCAgacgtgtttattatttgtagaTATTACTGCACTGTCAACTGTTATTCACAGAACAACGTCACATTAAATTGAATAACACTGTACAATGTGCTGTTGTAGCTCCATATCTGATGACAGCTCCCACGACCAGATCTTGTTACCACAACGAAGCAACAGAATTGCTAAAGTTTAGGTTGATAGCATGACGAGTATAACTCACGTTAGTACAGGGATGGGGGTCCACACGATGCAGTATGGAAAACGACTCCTCTCCGAGTCCATTTTCTCAAAGCCCCCGTTAAAATGCTTAATCTTGTCTTCCTCAACCACTTCCGCCATaactaataagagcaaatacctTCCCGCTTCCGCTTCCTGACATGCTGGGCTGTTATGCAAACGACCCGCGGTTGCAATGACTgcaaattaaacacaaataaatacataataatcatATAAAATATATTGCCTATATTGGTCAGGTAAGATTAATTCATTTTGCTATCGACCAGATTAGTAGTAATTATGTTAGATAAAACCAATGGGTATAGCAGGAGATAGGAAAcagacgccattttggctcaatATAGAGTCAGCTGCCCGCAAAGAATTGAGTCGATGGGGCCAATATGGCGAACACAAGCGTGCAGCTTCTTAAGGAACTCCCTGTGAATTGTTTGAGTAGGAAGGTGTTTTGTCCAGTCTTGAGATTCTGGGTCAGTGTAGCATGTATGCTGCTGCTTATCACAATACCTGGCACACATCTGCCCCAAACCGCTCACTAGTCTTGCATGTTCTCAATAGCCATCACCCCTGATGTAATATTTGGGCAGCAACTCAAAGTAACCACCATGAATGTAGAGACGCTGATAAACGAAGGAGGGCCGGTGCCAGTAGAGAGCTCTACAGGCAGGTGCCTGAGGAGatgtgtttaaaatgacatttcaatacTCCATCACGGAAAACAGGGACAATTAAACCACTGGGACCAACATTTCTATTCAAGTGGACGGAACAGTGCAAAACATTTAAAGTTCCTAATTGATGGACAATTGTTTCAGAAGAGATTCCTCAAGCCTGATCAAATGaagtggggaagcatattagtgtggCACTGTAGCTCACAGGTGTAGCTTTGCTCACGTTGAGGACTGCGCAACACCAATATGCTTCCCCATTTCGGAAAGTTATTTCAGATGCATttgttgctggaatagttagtaaacaTTGCAAAAGAAATTCTAAGCAGAACAAGAATAGAGAATTATacacaacacacataatagggTAATAAACAGGGAAGAAGTGATATAAATGTAGCTTCTCTGTAATCTCTATAGACTGAATAAAGTTTGGGGGAAATAAACTTCATATTGCAATGTGTAAATCCAGATCAAAGGAAGGACAGCCCAAGAGATTAGtgcattttaaagattaattttcatttttaccAATACACTTACTGCTTAGCAAAATGTACTAATGCatcgaaaaagaaaaataaaatgtgaggATTAAAATGAAAAGACATTAAGCACAATTTGCATAcaaattataagaaaataattgcATTAAGAGTTTTCTGCAACATTAAAAATGATAAACCTGCTATTTTTTGCATGTCTCTGGCTGTCCGAACACAATTTATAGTTAATTAACTGGAATAATTCCTATGGAAATGAATACCACCAGTCTACTGTCAATCTGGTGCCCTCTAGTGGTCGAAATTCACAGCGCAAGCTTTATGTTCCTGCTACGCACAGCCAAGAACTCACAAAGAGGAATAATCTTCAGTGTTTTTAATCAGCgtttacaggaaaaaaaataaagaacccCAGAACAAAAAGAGCAAACTTCAAAAGAAAACCTTTATTACAAATGACCTTAAATAAAAATCATACAGACTTTTACTGTTACCATATCCATATCTTCAATGAAAACGTAGTGTCAGCTGTGCATTTCATAGCACATCTTTATACTTCAGCCTTATTTAAATatcagggcttttttttttaaacctatatattttgtattacaatGGACAACAATGCTAAATTATATAAACAAATTCTGCAATGCCAGTTAACTAGCTCCATAAAGCAGTTAGCTAGCTTGCTTGCCTTTTCAGACTAAGCTGATATTTACCAGCAGTCTCCTTATTtattaataacaaacacacaaattGCTATTTTGCCAGTTAAGTTGCTTGTTTAAGGATTAGTTTCACACCAGTACCTGAATTCTCTGTCACTATCAGATATTAAAAGACTAAATAGCTtcatatttcttattttattcTGTCTCCTATCTTTTTATGAGACTTGCAATTATTCTTCGTGCTATTAATTGCAATTACTTGCAAAGTACTGCATTTCTGTCTATAGTTCAGGATCTGCATTTCTGGTCTAGCCAAGCTGTTCTTAAAGAAGTAGgagacagcgccatctggtgATCTGTCAATCTGTAAAGTTTCCTTTTATTTATCTGGCAATACACTGcggtgcactagatggtgctggtgcttacatAAAGACaccttggctgatctagcctgcattaaaatgtctatggcaggcaacggTAACTGAAGTTACCGTTAAAGGAAACTAAATGAGTACTTCCAACAAGAACCTTTCAGAACGactgcaaacattataaaaatgaaatgaggcagtaaataaaataatttgtagCTACTTGCTTTTTAGGTATGCTGTGTCACCTGCAATTCAATGCGGTGTCAAAGCCCTCCCGTCTTATGAAATGCATGGAAAAAGTACTGAGGGAAGTTCACATGAACCAACACCTAGATCATTACTATGAAGTGTACCAATGGATTCGTATCAGCCCTCCACATTGGGTATGCCACAATAAAACACATTGCCAAGTGAAAACGCTGCTGCAGTTACATGCCTCGCCAAGCTTACTCCATGACCGGTCACAGACCCCTCTATACAGGATCTACCATCTCTGTATTCAAAGGTTATGGATCATTTTAAAACAGGGCTAACTGTGCTTAAAGACTGTAGCCCCTCTCTTAGGTGAGAATAAACCACAATTAGAGGAAGGTTTCATTAATACCTTCTTTAAATGAATGCAAGGAGGCTTGCGGTACATTGGAGCAAAAGCATTGCATACCTGGGCCACGGTGTCTCCCTTTAATAATAAACTACAGTTACATCCTTGTGCACACCACATTTTAAACACCAGACTGTCCATTAGTTTCATATTTCTATAGTGTGCAGAgatagctggaaaaaaaaaaaaaacagttagctTGTCACAAAACCTTAACATACGAAATATCCgccaaatgcatttttattataaaagGGTTCTAGCCAATGAAAGAACTCTAATGTAGCGGCCGAGCATTTCCATTCGCTGTGCTGGTGCAGCGTGGAAAGAAGGAGTCATGTATTTGCAATGGGATGCACAGCTTTCTATAACCTGGTATTGCACCACATGTTCCAGTGTTGTGTTATTTAGGAATCGAGGTCATGACAAGGCTAGCCTCTTATACAGGGCACCTTGTCACACACAAGCATGTAGCAGTTTAGCAGGAACTGTGCctaattcacaaagcttttactcAGGGGCTCATTAAATCAACCATAACTCTGAACCAATCAACAGTGctacattaaaaacaataaaagaaacgTCATACATTCAATGAGAAACGTTGTGACtggtctttttcaatgtcttcaaattgactagaagtctttttcaaattTTGATTTTGAAACGTCCGTCATTGAatgtgttgcgtttcttttggtAGTTCTAAAACGGCAGAATTAAAGAATTGtatgaattaaatacagtttgatattcacaaaactgttccGAGGCTAGCTTCACTAAAATAACGATTGAATATGAAACTTAAGTAATAAAAACggaacattctttaaataagcgAATAGGGCCCATAACACAGACGCAGGATTTACAATCAACATAACTGACATAGCAGTAATTAGGAAGTACTTTCTGAGTTATGCTACAATAATTTCTAACTTAACTTCAGTATAAAATGAACTACAGTGTAACCACCACAGCACAGCCTTCATTATAGCAAGCCGCACTGCCCTGAAGCGTTACCTTATATATTTAATGATTTATTCTAAAGATACTTCAAATCACCCTTTTTTGAATTATTAACCCCCTCCACTGCAGCTTGAGTCGAACtccaaaaaacagaacacaattaAACAATATGGGAATAACTCTACAAGCCTTAACTCTGAGCACAGTAACTCTAGTCTGAGGGCTGGAATCTCTCAATCTGCTCTCAGCATTTGAGAGGGTTTGTGAGGGCCACTTTGTGAATGTACTGCAGAAGGTGTGCTTATAAGACGAATCTGCACGCAGGTCTTGCACGATTGTTCGGTGCGTTTCGAAGAATTAATTGGGACTTTCCTTAGCTCCGACTTTTACAAAAGATTCAGTTTCCAATGTGTAATCCTTCTCACTCGGAATGGAGTTGTGTGTGAGTGTATTCAAGCAGGTGTCTATGTGAACGTTTGTTGTTTTAAAGTCCTTAACCTTTAACTGTCACCCCCCCCTTTGCAAACTTCCACTACTTTTCCGTAAATAAGTGCAGAACTCAGAACCCCACCAAAAATACAGCAAAACGAATGAACAAGTATGAAGCAGACATGGCTAAGAAGTTTCTGTGATCACCAGCCCAGGCAAGCAATTCAGAAATTCACAGGACTTCCAGGCAGAGCCCAGTCTTACTAAAGGTGCAAAGTCACCCCCTCCTGCAACGTGGAAGGTTACAAAAGAAACTCAAGCAGGAGCCGAACAACCAACTGAGCGAACAGCAGTAAACCATAAAAAAAGAGCTAGATCCATGTGTGCCCATCTGCACGGTACACAGGGTTGATGTCCTTGAACCAAGCTAGCAGAGGACTGTGCACGCCATCCTTTCTCTACATGTGTGCATAGTGTAGAACAGACACAGTCTTCCTTAGCTGGGCCGGCACTGGACCTGCCCTTCAGAGCCCTCGTCTTCATCGGAGCCATCCGGACCCCCGTTGCTCAGTCCTGTGATGTGGTAGCCCATGTTGAGCAGCATCACCTCCAGGGGGTCCGCGTTCATCCTCCGCTGGTTGGCCTGAGCGGCCCCCTCCATATCCTCCACCACGCGGCCGTTCAAGTCTTCGCTCTGAGGAGAGACGTGCAAATGATTAGTCTGCGCACTGAGCGCTTGTGTTGAGGTCAaaccagcacttagactttgttaAAACGCAGCATCATATAAAGAGAAAAGTGCAGTGTTGACGTTTCGATGGAAGAATTTCCAGCTGCGTGTGTGGTCAGGTTTCAGAAACAGCTCTGTCAGATCCCACATAGGTACATAATGAAAtggcattgtattttaaaatctgtatAACTGAATACTGCTGTCCATTGCATCCTGTAAAACATAATacattatgcaaaaaaaaaaaaaagagacacactAAATGAAACTAAATACATATAATGAAAACGTTTAAACTAGAAGTCGTTTAATGTCTTCAATGTTATCGTTATGGACGCTTTGTTCATTAAGGGTTAGACTTATGCTTTCTAGTAGATTGCTGTGAAAACTGtcctaaaaccaaaaaaataaatcaatcagtaCCTCGGGCCTGGGGTTCCAGAGCCGAACCACAGGGTCGATTCCGCTGGTGGCCAGGAAGCAGTAGCTCGGGTGGGGCTGCAGGCAGTTCACGATGGACTCGTCGCCCTGGAGGATTCGAACCAGGTTGCTTGTCTCTTTCTCCCAGATAAAGAAGGAGCCGTCGTCCGAGCCACTCACAATGTACTGTCCCTTGCTGGAAAGGGAATAAAAACACATCTATAGGACTGCACAATAAAGAGAGCAGTCAGAATACATCTCAAATCCTGTTTGAACATGGATTAGAATAAAAGGAGGAATTGATATCTACTGTGAAG encodes:
- the LOC117414247 gene encoding transmembrane protein 222-like, whose translation is MAEVVEEDKIKHFNGGFEKMDSERSRFPYCIVWTPIPVLTWLFPIIGHMGVCTSTGVIRDFAGPYFVSEDNMAFGKPTKYWKLDADKVYASGPNAWDTSVNDASEEYKQRMHNLCCDNCHSHVAMALNLMRYDNCTSWNMVKLCFLCLVYSRYVSFGGFLKTWLPFILLMGIVLTVTLAVNLR